In Drosophila innubila isolate TH190305 chromosome 2R unlocalized genomic scaffold, UK_Dinn_1.0 1_C_2R, whole genome shotgun sequence, the following are encoded in one genomic region:
- the LOC117783510 gene encoding mitochondrial thiamine pyrophosphate carrier gives MTNTNSPTVQILQAVGGGVSGAVTRFITQPFDVLKIRFQLQVEPLKSKQVKASKYVGMLQAFNKIYREEGVRGIWKGHLAGQMMSVTYAVIQFWSYEQLRHAAHQTPFFSEHMNLSYFLCGGIAGCMGTIAAQPFDVVRTRVVAADPDSGTSKLRPVSGAVKVFRNEGFRGISSGLMLTLLQIYPLVGANFLFYKIFNQMIVRMGEYITNVPNPKHTIPGPLLFVSGGLSGVLAKMIIYPADVVKKRSMLHHFEGDRKSFGMNPQCRSVRQCIVNTLKHEGFAGFYKGMLPTLYKSGVMSACYFTIYDYYNHYVTHSYQRYERSLEEEQKKHSRKPKKTSNW, from the coding sequence ATGACTAACACGAACTCGCCAACAGTTCAGATCCTGCAAGCAGTCGGCGGCGGAGTATCGGGAGCCGTAACTCGTTTCATCACGCAGCCCTTTGATGTGCTCAAAATCCGATTTCAGTTGCAGGTGGAACCGTTAAAATCCAAGCAAGTCAAGGCATCCAAATATGTGGGTATGTTGCAGGCATTTAATAAGATCTATCGCGAGGAGGGAGTCCGTGGCATTTGGAAGGGCCATCTGGCCGGACAGATGATGAGCGTCACGTATGCCGTTATACAATTTTGGTCCTATGAGCAACTGCGTCATGCGGCACATCAAACGCCCTTCTTCAGTGAACACATGAATTTGAGTTATTTTCTATGCGGTGGAATTGCCGGTTGCATGGGAACAATTGCGGCTCAACCTTTTGATGTGGTGCGAACGCGTGTTGTGGCCGCCGATCCCGACAGTGGGACGAGTAAATTGCGACCCGTTTCGGGTGCTGTTAAAGTCTTTCGGAACGAGGGATTTCGTGGCATCTCGAGCGGATTGATGTTGACTTTATTGCAAATCTATCCGCTGGTTGGTGCCAATTTTCTCTTCTACAAAATCTTCAATCAAATGATCGTCCGCATGGGGGAATACATCACGAATGTGCCGAATCCAAAGCATACAATTCCAGGACCATTATTGTTCGTCAGCGGCGGTTTGTCGGGTGTCCtcgccaaaatgatcatttatCCAGCCGATGTGGTGAAGAAGCGTTCCATGCTCCATCATTTTGAGGGTGATCGCAAATCATTTGGCATGAATCCCCAATGCCGCAGTGTGAGGCAGTGCATCGTGAATACGTTGAAGCACGAGGGATTCGCCGGTTTCTACAAGGGCATGTTGCCCACTCTCTACAAGTCGGGTGTCATGTCCGCCTGCTATTTTACCATTTATGACTATTACAATCACTATGTCACCCATTCCTATCAACGTTACGAAAGATCCTTGGAGGAGGAGCAGAAGAAGCACAGTCGCAAGCCAAAGAAAACAAGCAATTGGTAA
- the LOC117783509 gene encoding glycine-rich protein DOT1 produces the protein MAAYLTLSILLLASSAAWGKPTFGREHVHIRIHLPESGGGGGGGGHDDHHHHHEEHHHHDHGSSGGGGDFAAYEIHEHGHGGGHGGGGGFGGYSSGGGGGGGGHVATFAVITENHHGSSGGAHYGGGATGYSSGGGHGHGHDDAKIAAIAAAAGSGHGGHGGAHGGGAGGAHHDHGVAHIAAIAADSSHGGYSHGGGAGGGGGYSAHGGAGHDVAHIAAIAASSDTSSHGGYSHGGAAGGGGGYSAHGGAGDAHLAAVAAASAGSSHGSSDAGGYSSYAAPASGWSGGSGYSGGASDYSSGASSYSGGSSYASGGSSYSSGGYSGGYSGGYSSGGSGHGHDDTVAVAAASSGGSHGSSGGGAGYSYSAPAGGWSGAGSSWS, from the exons ATGGCAGCCTATTTGACA TTGAGCATTCTTTTGCTCGCCAGTTCGGCAGCTTGGGGCAAACCCACATTTGGTCGGGAACACGTGCACATACGCATCCACCTGCCGGAgagcggtggtggtggtggtggtggtggtcatgatgatcatcatcatcatcatgaggagcatcatcatcatgatcatgGCAGcagcggtggcggtggcgatTTTGCCGCCTATGAGATACACGAACATGGTCATGGTGGTGGTCacggtggtggcggtggtttCGGTGGCtacagcagcggcggcggcggcggcggtggtggtCATGTAGCCACCTTTGCTGTCATCACGGAGAATCATCATGGCAGCTCTGGTGGTGCACATTATGGCGGTGGTGCTACTGGTTACAGCTCAGGCGGTGGTCATGGACATGGTCATGATGATGCCAAAATTGCCGCCATTGCAGCGGCTGCTGGCTCTGGACACGGCGGACACGGTGGTGCACATGGTGGTGGTGCCGGTGGTGCACATCATGATCATGGTGTGGCACATATTGCAGCCATTGCAGCCGACAGCTCCCATGGTGGTTACAGTCATGGCGGTGGTGCTGGAGGCGGCGGTGGTTACAGTGCTCACGGTGGTGCAGGACATGATGTGGCACACATTGCAGCCATTGCAGCCAGCTCGGATACGAGCTCCCATGGTGGTTACAGTCATGGCGGTGCTGCTGGAGGCGGCGGTGGTTACAGTGCTCACGGTGGTGCTGGTGATGCACATTTGGccgctgtggcagctgcttcAGCGGGCTCCTCTCATGGCTCCTCAGATGCTGGTGGCTATAGCAGCTATGCGGCACCAGCCAGTGGTTGGAGCGGTGGTTCCGGCTACTCCGGCGGTGCTTCCGACTACTCCAGTGGTGCTTCCAGCTACTCCGGTGGCTCCAGTTACGCCAGCGGTGGCTCTAGCTACTCCAGCGGTGGTTACAGTGGTGGCTACAGTGGTGGTTATAGCAGTGGTGGCTCTGGACATGGACATGATGATACTGTCGCAGTGGCTGCCGCCTCCAGCGGTGGTTCACATGGCTCCAGCGGCGGTGGTGCTGGCTACAGTTACTCCGCACCCGCTGGCGGTTGGTCTGGCGCCGGTTCCAGCTGGTCTTAA